Proteins encoded by one window of Xylella fastidiosa:
- a CDS encoding beta-ketoacyl synthase chain length factor, which produces MSVLSATVEGIGFWYNRLPSWAAACRFVAGAAPQSASACPTPQLLAANERRRASNTVAVSLEVALAACIDAEYDPAQLPSVFTSTYGDQEIADYMCKTLAKEPIAVSPTKFHNSVHNSAAAYWTIGTHALTPTTALSAGQASFAQGLLEGLVQLAMGTKAVLVVGYDSYAVGPFSRVLCSHGLLAGALVLSNASRPDRIRLRAHLGNGDPPTETGPLARHAATNAMAPMLPLFDALASIDTKTALYAGTNQLLHVELLR; this is translated from the coding sequence ATGAGCGTGCTAAGCGCCACTGTCGAAGGGATCGGCTTTTGGTACAACAGACTCCCCAGCTGGGCAGCCGCATGCCGCTTTGTTGCTGGTGCTGCACCGCAGTCGGCTTCAGCCTGCCCTACCCCGCAACTACTGGCCGCTAACGAGCGCCGACGTGCATCGAACACCGTTGCCGTATCCCTAGAAGTGGCACTGGCCGCCTGCATTGATGCTGAGTACGATCCGGCACAACTGCCATCCGTGTTCACCTCCACCTATGGCGACCAAGAAATCGCTGACTATATGTGCAAAACGCTGGCCAAGGAGCCGATTGCCGTATCGCCAACCAAGTTCCACAATTCCGTACATAACTCCGCTGCCGCGTATTGGACCATTGGTACACATGCCCTGACACCCACTACTGCACTCAGCGCCGGCCAAGCCAGCTTTGCCCAAGGCTTGCTGGAAGGACTCGTACAACTGGCAATGGGTACCAAAGCAGTGCTTGTGGTCGGCTACGATAGCTACGCGGTGGGACCTTTCAGTAGGGTATTGTGCAGTCATGGCCTATTAGCAGGTGCCTTGGTATTGAGTAACGCATCCCGTCCAGACCGGATACGATTACGAGCGCACTTAGGCAATGGCGATCCTCCTACGGAAACCGGACCACTGGCACGACATGCCGCAACTAACGCGATGGCCCCAATGTTACCGTTGTTCGATGCACTGGCCAGCATAGATACAAAAACGGCGCTGTACGCCGGCACAAATCAGCTGTTACATGTGGAATTACTGCGTTGA
- a CDS encoding beta-ketoacyl-[acyl-carrier-protein] synthase family protein, which produces MSSLQTSARMPPIAITAFTATTAVGHGQAALNEALRTRRSGLRRNDFGVHPLKCWIGDVGELETMTLPQALHPWECRNNRLAWLALQQDNFSEAVANARTRHGKTQMAVIMGTSTSSIGASEEAYTRLEYDAEGARFPDDLQRAVIHSPHSLGNFVQHATDLCGPCVTVATACSSSAKVFAQAARLITSGVVSAALVGGVDTLCGSVLFGFNALQLVSPEPCRPFDVHRAGLSLGEAGGFALLERLDLAPDADLLLCGYGESSDAHHMSAPHPEGLGARMAMQEALARANVDASEVGYLNLHGTASPANDSIEAVAIAALFPPTLHASSTKAWTGHTLGASGIVESTIALLALRGNILPGTMNSEQLDPVCGPQIRCENAHTPILYAMNNSFGFGGNNCALLFKRADA; this is translated from the coding sequence ATGAGTTCATTGCAAACTTCAGCACGTATGCCTCCTATCGCTATCACCGCCTTCACCGCTACCACTGCGGTAGGTCATGGGCAAGCCGCACTGAATGAAGCACTACGCACACGTCGTAGTGGGCTACGCCGCAATGATTTTGGCGTACATCCACTTAAGTGCTGGATCGGGGACGTGGGGGAGTTGGAAACCATGACCCTCCCTCAAGCATTGCATCCCTGGGAGTGCCGCAACAACCGGCTGGCTTGGCTGGCACTGCAGCAAGATAACTTTTCCGAAGCAGTTGCAAACGCACGAACACGGCATGGAAAAACACAGATGGCGGTGATCATGGGCACCTCAACATCCAGCATCGGCGCAAGTGAAGAGGCGTATACCCGACTGGAATACGATGCCGAGGGCGCACGCTTCCCAGACGATCTGCAAAGAGCCGTCATCCACTCTCCGCATTCACTAGGCAACTTTGTACAACACGCCACGGACCTGTGCGGTCCCTGCGTTACCGTAGCGACCGCCTGCTCCTCTAGCGCCAAAGTATTCGCACAAGCAGCACGCCTAATTACCTCAGGCGTAGTGAGCGCCGCCCTAGTTGGTGGTGTGGACACCCTATGTGGCAGTGTGCTGTTTGGCTTCAACGCACTTCAATTAGTTTCACCAGAACCATGCCGTCCGTTTGATGTACATCGGGCCGGTCTGTCACTCGGTGAAGCAGGAGGCTTTGCACTACTGGAAAGACTCGACCTAGCACCCGATGCGGATCTGTTGCTGTGTGGTTACGGCGAATCCAGCGATGCCCACCATATGTCCGCACCACACCCTGAAGGATTAGGAGCCCGCATGGCCATGCAAGAAGCACTGGCCAGAGCCAACGTAGATGCCAGTGAAGTTGGCTATCTGAATTTGCATGGCACCGCCAGTCCTGCCAACGACAGCATTGAAGCTGTGGCAATAGCCGCACTGTTCCCACCGACATTGCATGCCAGTTCGACCAAAGCCTGGACCGGCCACACCCTCGGTGCTTCTGGCATCGTTGAATCGACCATTGCACTCTTGGCTTTGCGAGGGAACATCCTGCCAGGCACCATGAATAGCGAACAGCTTGACCCAGTATGCGGACCGCAGATCCGTTGCGAAAACGCACACACACCAATCCTGTACGCGATGAATAACTCTTTCGGTTTCGGAGGTAATAATTGCGCGTTGTTATTCAAAAGAGCGGACGCATGA
- a CDS encoding ankyrin repeat domain-containing protein, protein MLALGVSWLRGTRPLPHSLRELWRQWLLLAVLWAAGLTVVVLPALWPLAVLCNSGSLEGALVLSAAVSVSLLVLWRTWPLWPQIERGPCTFRSSWYVFPSHNLASWSGLGIAVLVLMIGSVAVALAWPGLLTLSLRWVLAVVAALLAPAVHVLLQRVQSRGLTARVEPPTPREPLPEVTATPETVPPIPSDRLVADLYEAARTGRVDRALQLLEAGADPHALPFENARDQRSLMVLAAILPDLRLLRELIVRRVDVNQRHRGMTALLAATRDSWHGRSEAVQTLLANGADPRVVDADRNTPLHHAARSSDPGVAALLRDAAAELDALNCDGLSPLAAACQVGNWRLAKFLLERGAQTEPIGGTPVLLAAAGTDEDDPTGVLLLLKHKARVDARDRLRRTALHEAAEAGHSEIVKALLEAAANLEVRDMAGRTPLLEAARQARIVVLECLLSHKADRLAVDSEGRNAVFLACLSERVTLPLIRGLLEIGVPVVADKHGHRPVDIAAKVGCWSIVSLLDPDYPLPVVVSEPVSVGGVLDRPPLTLLRDGLQLGSFGSLSELIELCSAEELGTLLHDPHFALNPDVVDWLLTHGASPTVPNSSGNVPMFSLLALGIEAVPVLKVFLRHGVSPAGAGGLGLWLASCMQCDAASRSLEQFACELLEHGADPLMPSPDGDSPLVLTVRLGWLRLQQALLEAGVNCEVRDSYGMTALHQATVLGREAALKLLVMHGANPDARTPDGQTSLGMALSSSRRDLATWLDWRIWPLPRRPLRHADVPDAAMRGDTEAVRRLLDLGLPVDAVDTQGCTALLRAAGGGHLQVVRLLLMRGADLQRAANNGATPLSAAVSMRQNEIIPALLDAGAPLEYRFPEEMTVLMLAAALGFPDIVMRLIAAGADVHASNVQGFAALHCAALYGFSARDKTRLLALLDALLLAGANPGQLADGKITPLLLLLGARAERGAVCDEQVVLAGVERLLEEGETLDVVDTRGFGPLHLAALHGLPLLVKCLLRAGADSERRDALNRSPREIAIMRGFIDVAGQFESEQLGVASMGRFLRDEC, encoded by the coding sequence ATGCTGGCATTGGGTGTTTCCTGGTTACGTGGTACACGCCCACTGCCTCATTCACTGCGTGAGCTGTGGCGGCAATGGCTGCTGCTTGCTGTGCTGTGGGCTGCTGGTTTGACTGTAGTGGTGTTGCCTGCGTTGTGGCCACTGGCGGTGTTGTGCAATAGCGGTAGTCTTGAGGGGGCATTGGTGTTGAGTGCTGCTGTCAGCGTCAGTCTGCTGGTACTGTGGCGTACTTGGCCATTATGGCCGCAGATAGAGCGTGGGCCGTGTACGTTTCGCAGCAGCTGGTACGTTTTTCCAAGTCATAATTTGGCATCCTGGTCGGGTCTGGGTATCGCAGTGCTGGTCCTGATGATCGGTTCAGTAGCGGTGGCGCTGGCTTGGCCTGGGTTGCTCACACTATCCCTGCGTTGGGTATTAGCTGTTGTTGCTGCGTTGTTGGCACCGGCGGTGCATGTGCTGTTGCAACGTGTTCAATCGCGTGGGTTGACAGCAAGGGTGGAGCCGCCAACGCCAAGAGAGCCGTTGCCCGAGGTGACGGCCACCCCAGAGACGGTGCCACCGATCCCAAGTGACCGACTTGTGGCGGATTTGTATGAAGCAGCCCGCACTGGCCGTGTTGATCGTGCGTTGCAATTGCTTGAGGCCGGTGCTGATCCACATGCACTGCCATTCGAAAACGCACGTGATCAACGTAGTCTGATGGTGCTGGCTGCAATTTTGCCGGACCTGCGTTTGCTACGTGAGCTCATCGTACGTCGTGTTGATGTTAACCAGCGACACCGAGGGATGACAGCATTGTTAGCGGCCACTCGTGACAGTTGGCATGGTCGGTCTGAGGCGGTACAGACGTTGCTGGCAAATGGTGCTGATCCACGTGTTGTCGATGCTGATCGTAATACTCCCTTACATCATGCCGCCCGCAGTTCTGATCCTGGGGTGGCGGCGTTATTACGTGATGCGGCGGCTGAGTTGGATGCGCTCAACTGCGATGGGTTGTCGCCGTTGGCTGCGGCTTGTCAAGTAGGTAATTGGCGCTTGGCCAAATTCTTGCTTGAACGTGGTGCCCAGACAGAGCCGATTGGAGGCACTCCGGTTTTGTTGGCTGCGGCTGGTACCGATGAGGATGATCCAACCGGCGTACTGTTGCTGCTGAAGCATAAGGCTCGGGTAGATGCGCGTGATCGTTTACGTCGCACTGCACTCCATGAGGCTGCCGAAGCGGGCCACAGTGAGATTGTCAAAGCGCTGCTGGAGGCTGCCGCCAACCTGGAGGTGCGCGATATGGCGGGACGCACGCCCTTGCTAGAGGCAGCCCGACAGGCACGCATTGTAGTGTTGGAGTGCTTGTTGTCTCACAAGGCCGACAGGTTGGCTGTTGATAGTGAGGGCCGTAATGCGGTGTTTTTGGCTTGCTTGTCTGAGCGGGTGACTCTGCCGCTGATCCGGGGTTTGCTCGAAATTGGCGTGCCAGTCGTTGCGGATAAGCATGGTCACCGTCCCGTTGACATTGCTGCCAAGGTTGGGTGCTGGTCGATCGTATCTCTGCTTGATCCTGACTATCCTCTTCCGGTGGTCGTCAGTGAACCTGTCAGTGTCGGTGGGGTGCTGGATCGCCCCCCCCTGACGTTGCTGCGTGATGGACTACAGTTGGGTAGTTTTGGCAGTTTGTCGGAATTAATTGAGCTGTGTAGTGCAGAGGAGCTGGGGACGCTTCTGCACGATCCACACTTTGCGTTGAATCCCGATGTGGTGGATTGGTTGCTCACTCATGGAGCTTCACCAACGGTGCCCAATAGCTCTGGTAACGTGCCGATGTTTTCATTATTGGCGCTTGGTATTGAGGCAGTACCGGTCCTGAAGGTGTTCTTGCGTCATGGTGTATCGCCCGCTGGTGCCGGTGGGTTGGGGCTGTGGTTGGCTTCCTGTATGCAGTGTGATGCGGCCTCCCGTAGTCTGGAGCAGTTTGCCTGCGAGTTGTTGGAGCATGGTGCTGATCCGTTGATGCCTTCACCAGATGGCGATTCTCCGTTGGTGCTTACAGTGCGGTTGGGCTGGTTACGTTTGCAACAGGCTTTACTGGAAGCTGGCGTGAATTGTGAGGTCCGTGACAGCTACGGTATGACAGCGTTGCACCAAGCAACGGTCCTTGGTCGTGAAGCGGCTTTAAAGCTCTTGGTGATGCATGGTGCAAATCCGGATGCACGTACTCCAGACGGCCAGACTTCGCTGGGTATGGCCCTATCCAGTAGTAGGCGTGATTTAGCTACATGGTTGGACTGGCGTATTTGGCCCCTGCCGCGTCGTCCATTACGACATGCGGATGTTCCGGATGCAGCGATGAGGGGAGATACGGAGGCGGTTCGTCGCTTGCTTGATTTGGGGTTGCCTGTAGATGCGGTTGATACGCAGGGGTGTACTGCGTTATTGCGTGCTGCCGGTGGCGGCCATTTGCAAGTGGTGCGTCTGTTGTTGATGCGTGGGGCCGATTTACAGCGTGCCGCCAACAATGGCGCCACGCCGTTGTCGGCAGCGGTAAGCATGCGTCAGAACGAGATCATCCCTGCTCTTTTGGACGCAGGTGCTCCACTTGAATACCGTTTTCCGGAGGAGATGACGGTACTGATGTTGGCCGCTGCGCTTGGTTTCCCCGATATTGTAATGCGTTTGATTGCGGCTGGTGCTGATGTGCATGCCAGTAACGTGCAGGGTTTTGCTGCACTTCATTGTGCAGCGTTATATGGTTTTAGTGCTCGCGATAAAACGAGGTTGTTGGCGTTGTTGGATGCGTTGCTTTTGGCTGGAGCGAATCCGGGACAGCTTGCTGACGGTAAAATCACTCCATTGCTCTTGTTGCTTGGTGCGCGTGCTGAACGAGGCGCGGTTTGTGATGAGCAAGTGGTACTGGCTGGAGTGGAGCGCCTCCTTGAAGAGGGGGAGACTTTAGACGTGGTAGACACACGGGGTTTTGGTCCACTTCATTTGGCTGCGCTACATGGGTTGCCGCTTTTAGTGAAATGTTTGTTGCGTGCTGGCGCTGATTCAGAGCGTCGTGACGCGTTAAATCGTTCCCCGCGTGAGATTGCAATTATGCGCGGTTTCATTGATGTTGCTGGACAGTTTGAGTCGGAGCAACTGGGTGTTGCTTCGATGGGACGGTTTTTACGTGATGAGTGTTGA
- the mprF gene encoding bifunctional lysylphosphatidylglycerol flippase/synthetase MprF: MTDNSSTHNIHRQSGWRRAIPVFISLLILGMALHALSGHFTNHGYHQIRLAFKAFTTWQIVLTLVLGLCSYACLVGFDWIGLQRTGKRPHPARVAITAFLAHTIGQTLGFAALTGGAVRLRGYSKVGLSLIEIGQIVLMSTLGFIFGAWVLLGLALALEPATATPILPLDTLGIRSTGIALLAAFLVMLWLVNSNGREFGIGRQRFWIPDRRTVLGVTALSIVELGLACAAFYVLLPSEANTSFFGFIGLWLVAVVAGLISTVPAGLGVFEWSMLKLLPHTPPSVVLAAALAYRITYYVLPTLIALTMAASSGLRQPMRVSAGTAIAIWNTVRPWIPQIIALAVFAIGTILLVDGTLPTPKSRQEVAPLPLIETSHLLVSLGGIVLLLIGQGLQRRSHSAWLLALGICILLPPLALLRGSHYSVSLWAGLTAVTLWMARREFYRQSALLDEAWSWRWLSNIGIVIVSTFWLVFFVYSHVEYSNDLWWEFATSGNAPRALRALLLICVCLIVFGMARLLHNARRPFTPASEAELQALLPILANNKDTKACLAMTGDKALLHDPQKHSFIMMQRYGGSLIAMGDPIGPPEAAIQLIWRFREVADRLGLRPVFYQVGDNYWQNYLDLGMTMVKIGEEAIIDLEKFSLEGSANAEMRQAFNKGKRLGLRFRILSEEEVRPLMDRLRQISDEWLEEKGSEEKSFSLGNFDPIYLYRFPIAVIEHEAQQKIIAFANILKAQPGSELSIDLMRYSQDAPNGTMDFLFVTMFLWGKEQGFQRFSLGMAPLSGLAQHHLAGRWNRFANLIARHGERFYGFSGLRRFKAKFSPNWCPRYLAAPGGMHLFAALLDVTRLISISPKRREGNCDQI; this comes from the coding sequence ATGACAGATAACAGCAGCACCCACAACATACACCGCCAATCTGGCTGGCGCCGTGCCATACCGGTATTCATCAGTCTGCTCATTCTCGGCATGGCGTTACATGCGTTGTCTGGCCACTTTACTAATCATGGCTATCACCAGATCCGCTTAGCATTCAAAGCATTTACCACTTGGCAAATCGTACTGACCCTAGTACTTGGGCTGTGTAGCTACGCTTGCTTGGTAGGCTTCGATTGGATCGGTTTACAACGTACCGGCAAACGTCCACATCCTGCACGGGTGGCGATTACCGCCTTCCTCGCCCACACAATCGGCCAGACATTGGGCTTTGCCGCACTGACAGGTGGTGCAGTACGGTTACGTGGCTACAGCAAAGTGGGACTGAGCCTCATTGAAATCGGCCAAATAGTATTGATGAGCACCTTGGGCTTCATATTTGGTGCTTGGGTACTACTGGGCTTGGCATTAGCACTCGAACCCGCCACAGCGACACCAATACTGCCACTGGACACACTAGGGATCCGCAGCACAGGTATTGCCTTACTCGCCGCATTCCTAGTGATGTTGTGGCTTGTTAACAGCAACGGTCGAGAGTTCGGCATCGGTCGGCAACGCTTTTGGATACCGGATAGACGCACCGTGCTAGGCGTCACTGCACTCAGTATCGTCGAGTTAGGTCTAGCTTGCGCCGCATTCTATGTGCTATTGCCATCAGAAGCGAACACAAGCTTCTTCGGCTTCATCGGCCTATGGCTAGTTGCTGTTGTCGCCGGGTTGATATCCACAGTGCCGGCTGGACTGGGTGTCTTCGAATGGAGCATGCTCAAACTTCTGCCTCACACTCCGCCTAGCGTAGTACTGGCAGCAGCGTTGGCCTATCGCATTACCTATTACGTCTTGCCTACCCTCATTGCGCTGACGATGGCTGCAAGTAGCGGTCTGCGCCAACCAATGCGAGTCAGCGCCGGCACCGCAATTGCAATCTGGAACACCGTACGCCCCTGGATCCCCCAAATCATCGCACTAGCCGTTTTTGCAATCGGTACGATACTGCTGGTTGATGGCACCTTACCGACACCAAAATCACGACAAGAGGTCGCCCCCCTCCCCCTCATTGAGACTTCACATTTACTAGTCAGTCTCGGTGGCATTGTCCTATTACTCATTGGCCAAGGGCTGCAACGACGTAGCCACTCAGCTTGGCTGCTAGCCTTAGGCATCTGCATATTACTCCCACCACTGGCGCTGTTACGTGGTAGCCACTACTCGGTTTCACTGTGGGCTGGCTTGACCGCAGTAACACTTTGGATGGCGCGGCGCGAGTTTTACCGCCAGAGTGCCCTGCTCGACGAAGCTTGGTCGTGGCGCTGGTTGAGCAATATAGGCATCGTCATAGTAAGCACCTTCTGGCTAGTGTTCTTCGTCTATAGCCACGTTGAGTACAGCAACGACTTGTGGTGGGAATTTGCAACCTCTGGAAACGCGCCGCGCGCACTACGTGCATTGTTATTGATATGTGTTTGCCTCATCGTGTTCGGTATGGCGCGTTTACTGCATAACGCCCGGCGACCCTTCACACCAGCCAGTGAAGCTGAGTTGCAAGCCTTATTGCCGATACTTGCCAATAACAAAGACACAAAAGCCTGTCTGGCCATGACCGGGGATAAGGCGTTACTACACGACCCACAGAAACACAGCTTCATAATGATGCAGCGCTACGGCGGTTCACTGATCGCAATGGGTGACCCCATTGGGCCACCTGAAGCAGCGATCCAACTGATCTGGCGCTTCCGTGAAGTCGCTGACCGGCTTGGATTACGCCCAGTGTTCTATCAAGTCGGCGACAACTATTGGCAAAATTACTTGGATCTAGGCATGACTATGGTCAAGATTGGAGAAGAAGCAATCATTGACCTTGAAAAATTCAGCCTCGAAGGATCTGCTAACGCCGAAATGCGGCAAGCATTCAACAAAGGGAAACGACTGGGATTGCGTTTTCGTATTCTTTCGGAAGAAGAAGTCAGACCACTGATGGATAGGCTCCGTCAGATCTCTGACGAATGGCTGGAAGAAAAGGGCAGCGAAGAGAAAAGTTTTTCTCTAGGAAATTTCGATCCCATCTACCTATATCGCTTTCCAATCGCGGTAATTGAGCATGAAGCACAACAGAAAATCATCGCCTTTGCAAACATTTTAAAAGCACAACCAGGCAGCGAGCTATCAATAGACTTGATGCGATATAGCCAAGACGCACCTAATGGCACGATGGACTTTTTGTTCGTAACCATGTTCCTGTGGGGAAAAGAGCAAGGTTTCCAACGGTTTTCTTTAGGAATGGCACCACTATCAGGCTTAGCGCAACATCATTTAGCGGGGCGCTGGAATCGGTTCGCCAACCTAATCGCACGGCATGGCGAACGCTTCTACGGTTTCAGTGGTCTACGTCGCTTCAAAGCCAAATTCTCACCAAATTGGTGTCCCCGCTACTTAGCGGCACCTGGGGGTATGCACCTTTTTGCAGCATTACTTGATGTCACCAGGCTGATTTCCATCAGCCCCAAACGCCGCGAGGGCAATTGCGATCAAATTTAA
- a CDS encoding tyrosine-type recombinase/integrase: MGRKPIKAGAIPRFRVRPQKSGVVYYYYDHGGKPRKETPLGRDYGLAIKRWAELEHAQITPAIAVTFRHVAERYRAEVIPTKAYNTQRMHHVYLNYLLQFFDDPPAPFESIKPVNIRQYLDWRPFKVSANREVALFSHLWNWARSKGITDLPNPCGGIRRNKERGRDVYIDDTTYRAVYQAADQTLRDAMDLAYLTGQRVSDVVSMDERHIVNGALEICQAKTGVKLAIAITGELAVLIKRIFDRKRGMKLRSTRLIVDEKGLGLNWKKLAYRFRKVRAAAGIAKEVFQFRDLRAKAATDKADLAGDIRQAQAQLGHTSVVMTEHYVRKRKGAKVTPTR; encoded by the coding sequence ATGGGACGTAAGCCAATCAAAGCAGGCGCAATTCCGAGGTTTCGCGTGCGCCCTCAGAAGTCCGGCGTGGTGTATTACTACTACGATCATGGCGGCAAGCCACGCAAAGAGACGCCACTAGGACGCGACTACGGGTTAGCCATCAAGCGGTGGGCTGAGCTGGAGCATGCGCAGATCACTCCTGCGATTGCGGTGACGTTCCGCCATGTGGCCGAGCGTTACCGCGCTGAGGTGATCCCAACAAAGGCGTATAACACCCAGCGCATGCACCACGTATATTTAAACTATCTGTTGCAGTTTTTCGACGATCCCCCCGCGCCGTTTGAGTCAATTAAACCTGTGAATATCCGCCAGTATCTAGATTGGCGGCCTTTTAAGGTAAGCGCTAATCGCGAAGTAGCATTATTTTCGCATCTTTGGAATTGGGCGCGGAGTAAGGGAATTACTGATCTTCCTAACCCTTGTGGGGGTATCCGGCGTAATAAGGAGCGGGGGCGCGACGTGTATATAGATGATACGACGTACCGCGCTGTGTACCAGGCAGCGGACCAAACGCTCAGGGATGCGATGGACCTCGCCTATCTGACGGGGCAGCGTGTGAGTGATGTTGTGTCTATGGATGAGCGCCATATTGTTAATGGCGCTTTGGAGATTTGCCAAGCTAAAACGGGAGTGAAATTGGCGATTGCGATTACGGGTGAATTGGCAGTTTTAATAAAGCGTATTTTTGATCGCAAGCGGGGGATGAAGCTGCGTAGTACACGTTTGATTGTGGATGAAAAAGGCTTGGGGTTGAATTGGAAAAAATTAGCTTACAGGTTTAGGAAAGTACGCGCTGCCGCAGGGATCGCCAAGGAGGTATTTCAATTCCGCGATCTACGCGCCAAAGCGGCGACCGATAAGGCAGATTTGGCGGGCGATATACGCCAAGCGCAAGCACAGTTGGGCCATACCTCGGTGGTGATGACAGAGCACTACGTACGTAAACGCAAAGGAGCGAAGGTGACGCCTACGCGGTGA
- a CDS encoding DUF4224 domain-containing protein: MIETQAKQLRDMPPAAGLCLSRSEVAELCGTPQRARQAAFLRKNGIRHYLDAHDWPVVLRAAIDAMPPSAVVRPVWKSNKVAYGT, from the coding sequence ATGATTGAGACGCAAGCAAAACAACTACGAGACATGCCCCCAGCCGCTGGTTTATGTCTTTCTAGAAGTGAGGTTGCCGAGTTATGCGGTACTCCGCAACGCGCTCGCCAAGCCGCTTTTCTTAGGAAGAACGGCATTCGGCATTATCTGGATGCGCATGACTGGCCTGTCGTGCTGCGTGCTGCAATTGACGCGATGCCGCCTTCTGCGGTGGTTCGGCCTGTGTGGAAGTCTAATAAGGTCGCTTATGGGACGTAA
- a CDS encoding DEAD/DEAH box helicase, with the protein MNLRPYQHTIVDFILTHPRCNLFVPMGLGKTVATLTALDVLLVVEDIAPILVIAPLRVAATTWPDEVAKFPHLRHLRVSVVVGSAAARRHALEQEADIYCINYDTLKWLVEFYKDRWPFRMVVADECSKLKGFRLRQGTRRARALATHVHTKVERYVGLTGTPAPNGLQDLWALMWMVDRGARLGTHFKAFIDRWFRAMQIGSDPHAVRFVPTPHASQEIQDKIRDICLSLDPHAYFDLCQPIVNTIRVALPAHAQRLYKAMEQDMFIALECGAEVEAFNAASKTIKCLQLANGALYTDDTRQAWEVVHDAKLEALHDIIEEAAGMPVLVAYHFKSDVARLQRAFPKGRALDKHPDTIRDWNAGNIPVLFAHPASAGHGLNLQDGGNILAFFGHWWDLEQYQQIIERIGPTRQAQAGHKRPVFIHHIVAAGTVDELVMARRESKREVQDLLLEAVKRRETGKPLTSQGAIAL; encoded by the coding sequence ATGAACCTGCGCCCCTACCAACACACCATCGTTGATTTCATCCTGACGCACCCACGCTGCAATCTGTTTGTGCCCATGGGTTTGGGGAAGACAGTAGCCACGCTGACGGCGTTAGATGTGCTTCTGGTGGTGGAAGACATTGCGCCTATTTTGGTGATTGCTCCGCTGCGCGTTGCGGCCACGACATGGCCGGATGAGGTGGCCAAGTTCCCCCATTTGCGCCATCTGCGGGTGTCCGTGGTCGTGGGTAGTGCGGCAGCACGTCGCCACGCCTTGGAGCAGGAGGCGGATATCTACTGCATTAATTACGACACTCTGAAATGGTTAGTGGAGTTTTACAAGGACCGTTGGCCGTTCCGTATGGTGGTCGCCGATGAGTGCTCCAAGTTGAAAGGGTTCCGGCTGCGGCAAGGAACACGGCGCGCCCGCGCACTGGCCACGCATGTGCATACCAAGGTGGAGCGCTACGTTGGGTTGACCGGCACGCCCGCGCCCAATGGGCTACAGGACCTGTGGGCGCTGATGTGGATGGTGGATCGTGGGGCACGGCTTGGGACGCATTTTAAAGCGTTTATCGATCGCTGGTTCCGTGCGATGCAGATCGGCAGTGATCCGCATGCGGTGCGCTTTGTGCCCACGCCACATGCATCTCAAGAGATTCAAGACAAGATACGCGATATCTGTTTATCACTTGATCCACATGCGTACTTCGATTTATGCCAGCCGATTGTCAATACGATTCGCGTTGCGTTGCCAGCACATGCGCAACGTCTGTACAAGGCGATGGAACAAGATATGTTCATCGCCTTGGAATGCGGTGCTGAAGTAGAAGCCTTTAACGCCGCCAGCAAGACAATTAAATGCCTGCAACTGGCCAATGGTGCGCTGTACACCGATGACACACGTCAGGCCTGGGAAGTCGTGCACGATGCGAAATTAGAGGCGCTGCACGACATTATCGAAGAAGCCGCCGGTATGCCGGTGTTGGTGGCGTATCACTTTAAAAGTGATGTCGCACGGTTGCAGCGTGCCTTCCCCAAGGGGCGTGCTTTGGACAAACACCCCGACACGATCCGCGATTGGAATGCGGGGAACATTCCCGTGCTATTTGCCCATCCGGCCAGTGCCGGTCATGGCTTAAATCTGCAAGACGGCGGAAATATTTTGGCCTTCTTTGGCCACTGGTGGGACCTGGAGCAGTACCAGCAGATCATCGAACGCATTGGGCCGACACGTCAGGCGCAAGCCGGACATAAGCGGCCTGTATTTATTCACCACATCGTGGCGGCGGGCACGGTGGATGAATTGGTGATGGCCCGCCGTGAATCTAAACGCGAAGTACAGGACCTGCTGCTGGAAGCGGTGAAACGCAGAGAAACAGGCAAACCACTCACATCACAAGGAGCCATAGCGTTATGA